In Juglans regia cultivar Chandler chromosome 13, Walnut 2.0, whole genome shotgun sequence, the DNA window GGCAAATAAATTAATTGCCACAACTGATGTTGTGGGAAATACATTATGCACATACAATTTCCGACAGACTTCCCTTGTGGAAATTCTGCATTTCCTACAAATTAGGTGTGGTGGGAAACAGTATTTCATCATTAATGCAAAACTATTTCCCACAACATTCCTCTCATGGAAATTAACTCTTTCCAGCCATCAGACTTCATGGATAAAGTATTCAAGACATCCATATTTCCCACAAAACGTAATGGTGGATAATATGTAAAACCCACCGATTGCACTCGTCGGGCTTGTTCCATTTACCACGACCGTCATAGAACTCGAGAATCCTTTTGCCACGAAATAGAAGTTTTTTACCACGGAACGTGCCGTGTTGAAACATTGGTATTATCCACGAGTTACAGGTATCGTGGATAATAATACTTTTTGCGGCGAAGTATACGCCACGAGCCTCCCACGGACAGATTTGGTGTGTAAAAGGTATTTCCCACAGAAAACCGACCTTTTGCCACGAAGTTCCTCCCTGGGAAACGAAggtatttcttgtagtgaatagtaggaagatagtttgtgaatagtattgaattggtttgagttttataaagttttgaaaatggagaaagaaaaagttgaataaaaagattataaaattaaaatattgttagaatataaatgttttaatataacttttattttggaatttgtaaaggtagaattattattattttttatttagaagttcaaaaaagttataataataggtaattattagattaaaaagttaaaaatttgaaattaaaaaatgtttgtatttatagtgtttgcatattgagatgagatggaagcaTCTCTccatccaaaccaggccttaacCTAATAAAAGCGCGATGCATTATTGCCCCTAGTGTTTGTGCAAAATACTATAAACGTCATATTTTACCAAACTTTGGACGACCTTGATTAATGATTCTGTGATAGGTGACTTGGAATAATATAGATATGTATTTAAGGTGCAAGTCCTGTGTAggatttttaaaagaagtggaACCATCATGACAAAGTGAATTTGTTCACATGGGTCACACTTTACTAATGAGCAGTACTTGCACATTCTAccttttacaaatcattttccaaaatttaaaacttgaacAAAAGATATCTATTTAGTGAagtgccaaaaaataaaaatgtgaccattttttttttctttgcaggGAAAACATAGATTAAGAGACTAAAccataaagatatatatttttcccttAATGTTTTCAAAAGCCCATGTGAACTACTCAACATAGACATTAGTAATTATCATGCACACACACTTTCTGCGTCCCTGttctaatttttccaaactcatcAATCCATGTTCTTGTAGAAGTAAAGGACAACGAATGGAGACCCTTCCTTGGATTACTCTAGCACATGAACATTATTGAGCCTCCAACCACTtcatggaatatatatatatatatatatatattctatatatatatatatatatatatattccatgaAGTGGTTGGAGGCtcaataatgttatatatatatatatatatatatcaatatccCAAGTTTTACAGTACTTGGATTTGACCAAATTGATCTGGATGATCATTTGTCCCATAacgtatatatatttacaagtgTTGtccatatatagtttatattaatatacataacGCATTGATCATGAGCATATCATGCCAACTTGTATGATCTAGTCAATTTTCAGAATAGCATGAAAAAGAACATGATCATGTTTTGTTCTTAACATCATGATCATGTAGCTTAAATTAAAGTTCTTTGAAAATAATAGTaaccaatattatatatgatgatgaatcttcagTACCGAAACAACTTtaaagacacacacacacacacacacacacacacacacacacacacatatatatacactcatTCCGAGGTAtcattcacttaaaaaaattattttcacgaATTTATAGCATATATAACGATCAAAATATGTCATATATAGACTCATGAACAGtatcctagctagctatatgTAAAGGTGAATGCTTGTCATATATACGTAAtaagaaatttctttttttttttttaaaataaaaaatatatttgataattttcttacctcaaaagtattttaattattatatatatatatattgaaaagagAAGAACTCACTCTTTGGAGTCCAATGTCAACTGAACTTTCATCAGCAGCTAGCATTGCAGTTTTGTCGAACGATAAAAGGAATATATAGTAAAATGATGCTTATCATTATCCCTTTGTCGAATCTCAACCATTTCTTGGCATGCAGATCATATTGTGGTACTGAAGAGAATACGTTGTAAAAACTAGTTTTCAGCAAGTATCACGTTGAATGTTGTTGTACGTACTGAACACCTTATAATATTGATTCCCAACAAAAGTTCGTGTCTAATATTTGTTGCAGTACGAGTTTAGCAATATGAGAGCTAGGCCAGAATTAATTAATCAGCTTGTATGCATGGTTTGGGCTGCACAGTTCCACGActgtcactacaacaaaaagtaGCTTTTGGGGCCACTTTTTTTTTCGGCAACAAAAGTCTGGCGGCTAAAAGGCTGCTTGTCCTGTTGAGACACTAAGCTTGCGACATCTCAGAATTTGGCCACAAAAAGTATCTTTTTCCGGCAAAAATTAGTGTGACCGTAAAAGCTGTGGACATAATTGATATATTACAACGCGTTTTAGTCTTCCGCGGCAGTAATAGTTAGACGCTTGCTAATTAAGTTGTCAACAAGTTTATTGGGGCGGCTATTGTCGCTGCAATAAACTTTTTGTTGCAATTATACCCACATTTTGACCTTTCCTCCCCCTCTGCCTCTTCTCCTTCCCGCGAAAGATCTCCTCCCGCGAGATTCTAGAAAACCCATGCCCTAACCAGTTGACCTCCACAGTTTACCACCACCTTCTCGTAACAGCCACACCTTCTCGTAACAGCCACCACGATTCTCCATATTGGGTTTTGTTCAAAAACCTGCACCGATAAAACCCTCTCTCCTATTCTCAGTCACCATCTGTGCCGAAATCCATCCCAAACTTTAGCTAGCCGACTTAGTTGATTGTTGAAATCGACAACAATTTCTACAACTCAGGCCATCCTCACACACGAGAATCAATTGTGGATGACGAATTTATGTGGCGAGCTTGCGAGTTGCGATCCTCGACATTAATTAGTGCTTGATATCGATTGAACTATATTCCTATACCGTAGGGATCTAGGGCGAATCCAGCAAGGTCAGCCCAATCATTTACTCTCAAGTTTTATTGTTTCCCTCTTTATTTCCTTAGTAGATAGTTCATGCAATCTGTTAGTTTAATAATGTACGATTATTAAATGTTAccagttttttattttggttaccTGAAATTTAGTCATAGACATAGTTGAACATCCCATGAACGTCAATTGAATGTGCttatttcaattaaaataacCATTATCCTGCTCTGTTTGACAACTCTATTAATTGCATGTAATGGACATTTGTTGGATGGGAAAATACCAAGTGAAAGGAACAATTTGTTTGTAGATTTTCTGGCTGCATTTGGTTGAAAAGAACaatttgtttttacattttctgGCTGCATTTGGTTTAGAGTTAACTCTCTGGTGGTTTAGTTTTTACAAGtcagaatattgttttttaaaggTACTGGGAAAATTTTTCACAAACTGgcatcatataattttatggtCTAGTTGTTGAAGTTGGACTAAATTCCTATTAAATTTAGTGTACCTTTCACTGACGTGGTTTGTTATTTAGACATTGCTCCCAAGGCAAAATAGAGAAACATTATGCTGTGAAGATGTCGATACTCACAACAAAATGATAGGGATTGTGTTTACTCccatcttttagtttttcttacctttatACAATGATATAGTTGGGTTGGGGAATCATATGGTATTTTCAGTTTTTAGATGTGGAGTTTATAATGCAACCctgttttcaattttgtttgatTAAGCAGTTTAGTTCGATCACAACTTTGTTTGAAGCTTTCCTCCACAACTTGCATTTAGTAGCTCTACTTTTATCGATACCACTTGCCTCCAAGGAGTAAGAACTACTTATCGGAGCCCTGCCCGGGTGGGAAATAGCAGTAACAAATAGCACTAACAATATAATGGATGAAATAGTACAACtgtagtttcatttttatacaactgtgttacttatcaaaaaaaaattttatacaactgtGTTGTTTCCgtaaatcaatcatttttatacaattgtgtagtgtttttagttgtaaaaataaaaacactgaAGTCATCATATGTTATCTCAAAATTTTCGACTTAGACCCAATCTTTTATTAAACTAAATtgtttgtttcatttattttgttgaagacCTTTGAATCCAAGGTATCCTAatctgtatatataaataatttgtgtgTTTAGATTActttttatgtataaataatttggTTTATCGTGTTTGTGAGAAAAGGCTAAGAAAAGATACAAACTAATAGTATTTGGTGAACACTACTAACCTGAAAATTTAGGCATACCTGAAGTATTTTGTAAACTGTTTTTGGGTTGTGATGTATATAATTTAGTAATAAATGCCTGCCTTATAAAGTTTCAAGCCATTGGGCTCTTTTGAATGTCTGTTTGTCTACCTCTCATGTGAGCACACCCAAAAACAGTTCACATGCATACCAGATCAGAATAAAATGTTAGTAGgtgtttttctttgcaaaacagaacacaTGCATACCAGTTTGGGCACTTTGCATACAAACAGAACAACAAGTTTATCTTATTTATGATGacttttatttctatactatttttctgcatatttgtGGACTGTTTGTCTGCGCTAAATGCGTTAAAATTTAGCTGGAACCTGTTAAAATTTTCACACTGTGTTGGATTTTTCTTGGGGcagattttttgcttttttctaCTTATTTATGAAGTGTTCCAGccaaaatatacaatttcaaaatgtagtaaaatattattaaactatataatattatattcttattttcactttaagatgactaatccaatgtggactCACCTAGCTAAAAGTCATTTGgtatagtcaaaagttaatattCTAGCCAAACTTGGAAGCTTGGCTATGGCTAGGCCATTTACTGAACTATCTAAGATATCTTACACTGTACACTATATTATTTACTTTGTCCTTACAATGTATACCATGTTGATATTGGTCCTATAGCAACATGAAATATCCAAATTATAGGGGAGAGTCCCGGACAACAACTGTCATTATAGTCCTTGAGTGAAGTCTTTCCATTTCGTTatccaggttttttttttattaaatagataTAGGCTTAAGCAAGTAGAATAACAACTTgcttaattgtttttattttgtctttcgtTATTTTGCTATTTGTTTCGAACTTCGTACATTCATCAATAGAGATTACATTTCACACTTTCATTTGTGGCATCATATCTAGATGGACAAGACGTGGATGGATATTGAAGATAGATTTGTGTCTAACGAGTATGCATCGGGGGTTAACCAGTTCATCGCTATGGCTCGAGAACATGCACCCGGAGGAGTTGACATTAGGTGTCCGTGTCGTAGATGCCGTAATATGTTCTTCCAACCAATAAATGTGGTCGAAGACCATTTATTTATCATAGGGATTGATCCTTCTTATAAGGCCTGGATATTCCACGGTGAGGATGAAGTATTGGATGTTAGTTCCTCAAATTCTGGTGATGAGACAAGCTTGAATGATGGCTACATTGATGATATGGATGAGATGCTGGATGACATTCAGCATGGAGCCTCTATGGACCACTCAGACAGCGTTCAAAGACCTACTCATGGTGTATCAGAAGGGGGTCCAGGTGCCAACTTTGCTGACTTGTTAGAAGATGCACGTCGTCCACTCTATCCATCGTGCCTAAAGTTCTCAAAGCTATCATTTATCGTAAAGTTGCTTCATATCAAGACAGTTGGTGGTTGGAGTGTTAAATCCTTTAACATGGTTATCAAGTTGTTGAAAGATGCATTTCCTAATGCTCTTCTCCCTGACTCATACAATGAGGCATGCCGCTTGGAACGTAGCCTCGGCTTTAATTACACCAAGATAGATGCTTGTTTGAATGATTGTGTTCTTTTTTGGAAGGAACATTCTGATAAAGAGAAGTGCCCTAAATGCAACACTCCGAGGTGGGTGTTAAGCACTAATAAGGTAAAGAAAATTCCACAAAAAGTGCTGAGATATTTTCCTTTGATCCcaaggttgcaaagactatttGTGTCAAGTAAGACTGCCGTCGCAATGAAATGGCATGCTTCTGAACGGGTCAACGATGATAATGTCATGAGGCATCCTGCAGATTCAAAGGTCTGGAAAGATTTTGATCTCCATTATCCTACATTTGCCTCAGATTCTCGTAATGTGAGAATCGGTTTAGCTAGTGATGGTTTTAACCCATTTAACAATATAGCTAAACCATACAGTATATGGCCAGTGATACTCGTACCTTATAACTTGCCCCcttggttatgcatgaaagatccatacCTTATGCTATCTTTGCTAATCCCTGGCCCAAAAGCACCTGGTAATGATATTGACGTCTATCTACGCCCTTTAATTGACGAATTGAAATATTTGTGGGAAGATGGAGTTAATACATACGATGCCTCTACCTCATCTAGGTTTCGCTTACATGCCGCATTACTATGGACCATTAATGACTTTCCAGCGTATGCTAATCTTTCTGGGTGGAGCACAAAGGGAAAGCTGGCATGTCCAACATGCAATGATGAGACAGATTCATTGTGGTTGGTCTATGGGCGAAAGCATTGTTACATGGGTCATCGTCGGTGGTTGTCGGCAGGGCACAGGTGGAGATCTAAAAAGGTTGATTTTAATGGGAATACGGATTATCGGCATCAACCTATACATTTGTCAGGAGATGCTATAATGGAACAGTTGAAAGAAGTGACAGATGTACAGTTTGGGAAAACTACAAAGAAGAGGAAACGCACAGccaatgagttgaattggacaaaaagaagtatattttttgaGCTACCTTATTGGTCTTCCTTAGGTTTGAGGCATAACCTCGacgtcatgcatattgagaagaacatCTGCGATAGCATATTAGGCACTTTGATGAATATTGATGGAAAAAGTAAGGACTCCGCCAATGCACGAAGGGATTTAGCCAACCTTGGCATACGAAAAGAGTTACACTTACAACAGGATGGTGATCGATATGCGATGAGGTTGGCATGTTACCAGTTAAATAAACTTGAGAAGAGATCTTTTTGCGAGTGGTTGGTAAATGTTAAGTTTCCTGATGGTTTTGCCTCAAACATTGCTCGATGTGTTAACGTTAGTGAATCAAAGATCTTAggcatgaaaagtcatgattgtcatatttttatgcaaagattGCTTCCAGTTGTGATTGGTGGATACTTTACGAGTGATGTTCGACAAGCTTTGTCAGAGTTAAGtacctttttcaaaaaattgtgTGCACGGGCATTATGCATTGATGTCATACAAAGGCTACAAACTGACATCTCTATTCTTCTTTGTAAATTGGAAATGATATTTCCACCtacattttttgatataatggtGCATCTCGCCATCCATTTGCCACACGAAGCCTTACTTGCGGGACCTGTgcaatataggtggatgtatccTTTCGAAAGGTATTTAGGAAAGTTCAAGCGttatgtcaaaaataaagcCCGTCCAGAAGGCTCAATTGCCGAGGCCTATGTTCATGTGGAGTGCCTTACATTTTGTTCAACTTATCTCCATGACATTGAGACAACTTTTAATAGAGAGGAACGAAATGTAGATGTCGGTCAAGACCATCaagatgtttgtttgtttgttttctctCAAAAGGTTCGGCCGATGGGTTCGTCCTCTTCTAAAAGGTTGGATGATCCGCTTTTTGCAAAAGCGGAGTGGTACGTGCTCAACAACTGTCCTGAGATTGAACAGTACCTAGAGTAAGTACGATAGTACTCTATACCAAAATTGCATACTCAACCTTCAtcttgtttacttttaaaaaaagtaattatactaTTCTACTTGTCTCTGTGTGCAGACAACACTATGACAAGATGAAAGAAGAGGACACTAACAACGTTGATCGTAGGCACCAAACAGAATTTCCCAACTGGTTCAAGAACCATGTAAGTCATGAACATTACTTACATAATTGTTGACACTTTCATTTCTACACagtgcatattttttttcttcacataaGACGCTTACAATTATTATCAATGAAAATTACAGATTCGAGAATTGCGCAACTCAAACCCGGGTGAAGTTACAGATGAAGTTTATGCTCTGGCATGCGGACCAGATCCATGGGTTGGGTCATACAGTGGATGCATAATGAATGGAATTAGGTTTCACACAAAGGACCGTGAACAACACCGACGTACACAAAATAGTGGGGTCGTTGTACAAGGAGTACATCAGTCCAACTCGGTTGATTTCTATGGTGTGTTGACAGATATATTGGAATTACGCTACATGGGCTGGCATCTTGTATACttgtttaaatgtgattggtgggacgTTGGTGATCCTAGACGAGGCATACGTGTAGGTGATCATGTTACAAGTGTGAATACATCTAGAAAATGGTATCAGGATGAGCCGTTCGCCCTTGCTTGTCAGTGCTCACAAGTTTTTTACTTAAAAGACCCAAGTATAAGTGGAAATTGGAAAGTGGTACAAAAGATAACCAACAGGAATGTGTACGACATTCCATCGATCCCAACGGCCCTAGACGAAGGTGAGGACTCCTATGATGGTGAGGCATATCAAGAGGAAGATGCTACCAATGATTATGGTACAGTCAATCAAAGTGATAGTggtttggtgaatcaattgcaTCGAGAGGATGAAGAACCAGTTGCAGTTAATGACTTAAATACGGTACACGGTGATGTTGGGAATGATATCGACCATACTTTTATTGACGATGAGGTGGACAGTGACACTTTTGACAATGATCCCAATATTGACCAttatgaggatgatgatgatgaagatttcCATTCGAGTTCAGAAACAGACATTGACTAAAGACAGATTCAATTCTAACTACTAGTTGATTTGCATAAATATAATGATCAGAAAATTGctatactttatatatacaaCTCGAATTGCTGGATATTGTAATTTCTATTATGTAGATATCAGAAAAATGTGTGAAAATGGcatgatattttcatttctgTTATGTAGGTATGTGAAAATTGCATGATATTGTCATTTCTGTTATGTAGGTCTCAGAAAATGTGTGAAAATGGCATGATATTGTCATTTCTGTTATGTAGGTCTCAGAAAATGTGTGAAAATGGCATGATATTGTCATTTCTGTTAAGTAGGTATCAGAAAATGTGTGAAAATGACATGATATTGTCATTTCTGTTATGTAGGTATCAGAAAAATGTGTGAAAATGACATGATATTGTCATTTCTGTTATGTAGGTATCAGAAAAATGTGTGAAAATGACATGATATTGTCATTTCTGTTATGTAGGTCTTAGAAAAAATGTGTGAAAATGGCATGATATTGTCATTTCTATTAAGTAGGTATCAGAAAATGTGTGAAAATGACATGATATTGTCATTTCTGTTAAGTAGGTATCAGAAAATGTGTGAAAATGACATGATATTGGGATTTCTGTTATGTAGGTCTCAGAAAATGTGTGAAAATGACATGATATTGTCATTTCTGTTAAGTAGGTATCAGAAAATGTGTGAAAATGGCATGATATTGTCATTTCTGTTAAGTAGGTATCAGAAAATGTGTGAAAATGGCATGATATTGTCATTTCTGTTAAGTAGGTATCAGAAAATGTGTGAAAATGGCATGATAAGCTCATTTCTGTTATGTAGGTATCAGAAAATTGTGTGAAAATGGCATGATATTGTCATTTCTGTTAAATAGGTATCAGAAAATGTGTGAAAATGGCATGATAAGCTTTGACTGAATATATCAGATCACATGTCatattagaaataaatatttgttgtaGAACTCAACAGGTGATATTTTTGAAAACTACTTATTGACCACTAATAGGTTGACTTCCTTGCTATTATGAATATTCAGTGAGAAGAAAATGTTGATAGTCCTTGGAATGGTGAAAAAAACATGTTTATGATGTGTGTGAAATATTCTTTCAACCTTGGCCACCATGTATCTCTATTATGTGAATTGGAATACAAAGACTAGGGAAGATGAAACTAGGAACtaatgacttataaaaaaacgtaaaaaaaaaaggttttaaatgaaataaggtTAATGGTTTTAAATGGAACCTGGGCTGTTGGTAGGCTTTAGGAACATTTAGTCCAGCTATAATGTGAATGGATTTGTGGTTGAAATAATGTTAATGGTTCCAGCTATATTATAAATGGAgcatttgttattttttgtattaaggCCAAAATAAATACCAATGGCCCAAAAGGTCTCGCCCAAGTAGTATTCATACAAAAACAAGTATATTCATGACCAACCAAACTGTCCTATTGCCCAAGTACTATCAAACCAAAACGTGGACTGGAAACCATTGCCTCAAACAAGGCGCGGTAAGGGGGGTTCATTTACGTGGGAAACTGAAATATTTTGGCTCCACTTTCAAAGAACTGTCTCTTCAGACAGGCCAGACAGGCTGTATGAGGGTTGGTATACCTGCTGGCAGCTACTACCCTTTTACATGGTAAAAGTGAATACATGGTTAGATTGAGGGCCTTCACCAAGTCTCGGAAACTCAGTTTTTCACTTAGGCAATTGTGACAAACTGAGGATTATCTGAGAAACAATTGCTGACTAGCACTACaacaacaccaagttcaacacATCTCAGCACTCGGTAGAGGGCAGGATATTTTCTGAACACCAAGAAGTAAGTCCTCCATTACCTTTAATCTCCACTGCTCAACAATGGGTTAATCAGATAATGTGTAATGATATTTCTAAAAGCCTCAAATAATATGGTTGGTTTCGCAAGAAACACAATTGTTCAGCTTTACAAAATGAGGTGGATGGGTTacggttttgaaaaaaatgttactAGTTTATTAAGCACTCTTAAAGTGTCGATGGTAGGACTATATGCAtgtgaaatctattttatttttaagcattTAGTAGGTGGGCTCTCTCCAGGATTATGAAgcaatatatttgttttgagcTTCAACTAGTACTAGGGTTCTACCTTATAATCAGAAGATCATGCACACTTTTTTCAGCACTAACATGCCAGGACTTTGCCATTAAATGTGCTTATTTGAAATTTTCAGTTTACATTTTTCGATACATATTATACTTTGATGCATTTCAAGTAGGTCTCTACACTTTGGGTAAAAGCTGGGTGGTATTGCTCATTTTTTAGACATTATTAGATACTTGGTAATGTGTAGTTTATACAGATATAAGTATTCTTATATATACTTGGTTAACGTGGTTTTTTCCTCACTTGGTTAATCACTCTCTATAAGCTAATTCGTGGTTGGTAACCCATATAGTTCAGACTAATTTTTCCATTACTTGTATATAACCAACCACAAACTTGGGTTGTGGTTGGTTATATAATGGTTCAGCCTATGAGAGGAACCAAGAATTTACAAGGTGGGCGTGCTGGCAATCGCGCAGCAGCTCGTGGTAGAGGAACAGAAACTCTGCTTCGAACACACATGCTAAGAGACGAGAGAATTTCATTTTCGGATGCGGAGACTGAAGGACCGAGTGAGATCCCTGAGGAGGTGAGAATTCCAGCTAATGAGGCATCATTGTCTAACATTGATGTCCCTGCAGGTATAGAGATTAATCCACTCATACATATGTTACTAGTACTATTATGAATATTCAGCAGTTACTATCCttgttttaaacatattattataattctgtGGTCTTCTTTTCTAGCTCCACCCGAGAAAAAACGTGGACGGGGACCGGCTAGAAGCACAGAATTTGATCGCATTCGCAAATTTGGCAAAATAGCAGTAGAAATTAAGGATGGCCAAAGAGGAGTATCATGTCAGAATGCGACAATGTTTTCAACACGCGTGACctggattgtgaaaatttatgcAGACATGCGACATGCAAGTTGGAGTCGCGTTGATAAACAGAACAAGGATGAGCTAACGGATCGTGTCCGAGTAAGAATTGTGTCACATAAAGCCCAATTTATTGAATCCAAGTGTATTTACTtaactttatataatttgtcaatgTTTTTAATAGGCTGATTTTGTATTGGATTGGACCAAAAGCAACCATCGAGAGACAGTGGCAATGGCACTTGctcaaaaatataatgattatcACTACCTACTGCACGGCAAGTACATGGAGTATGATACACATGAAGCTGCAATTTCTGGAGGGACAAAGTTGGTGGACAAGGCTGTTTGGCAATGTTTGTGTGAGAGA includes these proteins:
- the LOC108987431 gene encoding uncharacterized protein LOC108987431 isoform X2 — protein: MRGTKNLQGGRAGNRAAARGRGTETLLRTHMLRDERISFSDAETEGPSEIPEEVRIPANEASLSNIDVPAAPPEKKRGRGPARSTEFDRIRKFGKIAVEIKDGQRGVSCQNATMFSTRVTWIVKIYADMRHASWSRVDKQNKDELTDRVRADFVLDWTKSNHRETVAMALAQKYNDYHYLLHGKYMEYDTHEAAISGGTKLVDKAVWQCLCERWGSEDFKNLSARNKQNRSNQRINHTGGRKSFVRLMEEKREQAPNYVAFYKEVHWSRKKGRFVTEAAEQNYNMMVELLNEMPPEDAGDDNANANAVFKEVLGSRSGYVRGLGHLVIPEPSESLLSNREFIRLREENEKNKAEAEGFKRKLETFMVDVSKMQACFEEFDRLNSRVTELESQRESQRETPGDA
- the LOC108987431 gene encoding uncharacterized protein LOC108987431 isoform X1; the protein is MVQPMRGTKNLQGGRAGNRAAARGRGTETLLRTHMLRDERISFSDAETEGPSEIPEEVRIPANEASLSNIDVPAAPPEKKRGRGPARSTEFDRIRKFGKIAVEIKDGQRGVSCQNATMFSTRVTWIVKIYADMRHASWSRVDKQNKDELTDRVRADFVLDWTKSNHRETVAMALAQKYNDYHYLLHGKYMEYDTHEAAISGGTKLVDKAVWQCLCERWGSEDFKNLSARNKQNRSNQRINHTGGRKSFVRLMEEKREQAPNYVAFYKEVHWSRKKGRFVTEAAEQNYNMMVELLNEMPPEDAGDDNANANAVFKEVLGSRSGYVRGLGHLVIPEPSESLLSNREFIRLREENEKNKAEAEGFKRKLETFMVDVSKMQACFEEFDRLNSRVTELESQRESQRETPGDA
- the LOC108987432 gene encoding uncharacterized protein LOC108987432; this translates as MDKTWMDIEDRFVSNEYASGVNQFIAMAREHAPGGVDIRCPCRRCRNMFFQPINVVEDHLFIIGIDPSYKAWIFHGEDEVLDVSSSNSGDETSLNDGYIDDMDEMLDDIQHGASMDHSDSVQRPTHGVSEGGPGANFADLLEDARRPLYPSCLKFSKLSFIVKLLHIKTVGGWSVKSFNMVIKLLKDAFPNALLPDSYNEACRLERSLGFNYTKIDACLNDCVLFWKEHSDKEKCPKCNTPRWVLSTNKVKKIPQKVLRYFPLIPRLQRLFVSSKTAVAMKWHASERVNDDNVMRHPADSKVWKDFDLHYPTFASDSRNVRIGLASDGFNPFNNIAKPYSIWPVILVPYNLPPWLCMKDPYLMLSLLIPGPKAPGNDIDVYLRPLIDELKYLWEDGVNTYDASTSSRFRLHAALLWTINDFPAYANLSGWSTKGKLACPTCNDETDSLWLVYGRKHCYMGHRRWLSAGHRWRSKKVDFNGNTDYRHQPIHLSGDAIMEQLKEVTDVQFGKTTKKRKRTANELNWTKRSIFFELPYWSSLGLRHNLDVMHIEKNICDSILGTLMNIDGKSKDSANARRDLANLGIRKELHLQQDGDRYAMRLACYQLNKLEKRSFCEWLVNVKFPDGFASNIARCVNVSESKILGMKSHDCHIFMQRLLPVVIGGYFTSDVRQALSELSTFFKKLCARALCIDVIQRLQTDISILLCKLEMIFPPTFFDIMVHLAIHLPHEALLAGPVQYRWMYPFERYLGKFKRYVKNKARPEGSIAEAYVHVECLTFCSTYLHDIETTFNREERNVDVGQDHQDVCLFVFSQKVRPMGSSSSKRLDDPLFAKAEWYVLNNCPEIEQYLEQHYDKMKEEDTNNVDRRHQTEFPNWFKNHIRELRNSNPGEVTDEVYALACGPDPWVGSYSGCIMNGIRFHTKDREQHRRTQNSGVVVQGVHQSNSVDFYGVLTDILELRYMGWHLVYLFKCDWWDVGDPRRGIRVGDHVTSVNTSRKWYQDEPFALACQCSQVFYLKDPSISGNWKVVQKITNRNVYDIPSIPTALDEGEDSYDGEAYQEEDATNDYGTVNQSDSGLVNQLHREDEEPVAVNDLNTVHGDVGNDIDHTFIDDEVDSDTFDNDPNIDHYEDDDDEDFHSSSETDID